GTCAGAAGGGatttttctgttctctctcttaAACAATCTTAAATCTACTTTTGTCACCAGAATATGGCTGATTCATTCCTGGATAACAACATGGCCCTGGACTCCTTTGTTGATGCGTATCAGAACAAGCGGAAGCTGGCCCATTTGAGAAGGGTAAAGATTGAGAAGCTGCAGGAGATGGTGCTAAAGGGCCAGCGGCTCCCGCAGGCATCAGTCACTACCTCCAGATCTCAGGATGTGTCGGTAGCAGCCTCCCTCCTCACCGAGGAAAGCAACGGCTCCTCCCCTGTCGCGCAGCCCAGAAGGAaacccccacctcctccatcccAGCCAGCACCAATTCTAGATCAAACTCCAACTACTGCCCCCCAGCCTCCCGTCTTTTACTCACCCTCACCATACCCACCAATTCCTCCCAGAACGGGCCAACCCTTTCCTAACATCTCATCTGGCTACCCAACCCACTTTCTATCTCAGTACCCTCCTTCTTTGCCGCAGAGGCCTCCACCACGTATGGCCCCCCAGCCTGGCTTCATCATGCAGTAAGTCAAAGCAGTCGCCAGTCTGAGGACGGCGTGTGTGTTGTGGACTTTTAGTCACTGCGACTCCTCTGAGAATTTCTCCGTCTTCTGCCTTCTTAGATTCCAACCAATCCCAACACAAGAAGGCAGAATAGGTCTGATTATGTTCAGTTGAAACAGATCCCAAATAATCTCTCTGGATTTGCACTCCACCTCTCACTCCCATCAACACtcctaacaacaacaacaacaacaacaacaacaaaaaagccaTGGTGAGATTGGGCCTTCAGCGGAGGAGCCCACTGCAGTCTGTAGCAAAACCAACATCAGTCTACTGGTTACTGAGCTGGGACTTGTCATTTATCAGCACCTTGTGTCTCCAGGCAGTGCCCTTAGCTCTGCTAGCCCAGTAGATTTCTCTCACCTATCAGCAAACCTGTTCCTTAAGCCACTATCGTCATTCAGAAAAGGGTTTGACTTCCATCTGCTGCATATTCATTTAGTGGTATTGTATATGCAAGTAAAGAGAGACCCTAATTACTGTGCAGTTTTGCTGAAAATATAATATCGAGATTTTTAGGCGCAACTGCATTTATGCTGTGattttctgttaataaaaaaaaatatatatatatatatatatatatatatatatatatatatatatatatatatatatatatatatatatatatatatatatatatatatatatatatatatatatatatatatatatatatatatatatatatatatatatatatatatatatatatatatatatatatatatatatatatggtacatagaaatatttgaatttcaGCATCTTTTGATGATTAAGTACTAATGGAAATAGGTTAATAATAGCCAGGATAAACTGATTTAAAGTGTAATTGAGGGCTTGCTGTATCTCTCTTCAGTATGTGGATGACTCTAAAGCGAGTCGAAACCTGACTGCTGCACTTGGTCCTTCTCAGGGCAAAAGTCAAAAAGGAGTTGGTAGAGAGGTTAGTGGCTGAACTATTGTAACAAATTCTTAGGCCTGTAGGACCTTGATATGAAGGACTTGGTGTATAGCCATACAGTACAACTCAGATGTATGTTGTTCTCTGTGGGTACCTGTTTGTAATACAGCACTCCTTTTATGATGTCCGTTGTCTTTATCACCCTCAGTCGGGATTAGAAATGATGCCAACAGTTGTTTGGATCTTATCCATATGGTTCTGTTCAGTTTTCTGTCACACTGAGCACCAAAGACTTTCCACATCACTCTGTTTTCAGTGTTCttagcttcttcttcttccttacTTTTTAAAGTGATTAATTTAGTAAAATAATCTTTTGTTTCCAACatatctgtttgtgttgttgagCTGAAACACTATTTTCTGAACATGCAAACCAGATTCATTCAAAAGGAACTTGCCATGTCAACCTGACTTTGGGAggaaaagttattatttttccttttccccttctttcttcttcttggtgCGATCTTAGCAATTCACTTT
This window of the Channa argus isolate prfri chromosome 11, Channa argus male v1.0, whole genome shotgun sequence genome carries:
- the vps37ba gene encoding VPS37B subunit of ESCRT-I a — its product is MSSFSNRFSAYTIIELNEILEDDEKLTKMIQDMDEMQDVQQSKEKILANNRTLAEQNLALQPRLEHKKEQLIKRYSCLQENFESYQLRKSTLDHKSGNGSLDTLLALLQAEGAKIEEETENMADSFLDNNMALDSFVDAYQNKRKLAHLRRVKIEKLQEMVLKGQRLPQASVTTSRSQDVSVAASLLTEESNGSSPVAQPRRKPPPPPSQPAPILDQTPTTAPQPPVFYSPSPYPPIPPRTGQPFPNISSGYPTHFLSQYPPSLPQRPPPRMAPQPGFIMQ